The sequence TCATCAGACACCTTGTCTATGATTCTCTTGTTTTCCTCAAGGCGGTCCAGGTAGTATTTTCTTTTTTCGCCGTCAACGATCTTGCAGCGGCTTGCATTGACCAGTGACTCGATAAGCGCTGAAAAGCCCCTGTTGAACGGCCTTACTGAGGGGTCATTTATGACAAAGTCCCTAATCGTTCCGTAAATGAAGTAGATGTTTGCATCGTTTTTAATCGGGAAATCTTCAGGTGTTTTCATTTCAATCTCGTCAACGCCTATAACCATATATGAAGGAACGTCCTTTAAAATTGCGATGTCCTCATCGTCGGTGTAGTATTCGTCTGAAAGCTTATCTATCGTTGATGCTGTAAACACCATAGGGTCCTGCGTAACGTTAACTACATATTCTCTTGTTTCCTGAATGTTTTTAAGGGTTTTTGACCCTTCAAATATTCTGCACATTACCTTATCGTCGCCGAGATAAATGAATGCAAATGCGCCGGCATTCTTCTCTTTTTGAGAATCAATTGTGGTATAAATGCATTCGTATTGCTGGTGAGTATATATGCCGATGCTCGTTAAGTCGTATTTCATAATATCGCTTCATTAATTTAAATCTGTAATCAATTATTTCAATTAATCAGATAAAACTATCAATATAATTAATCGTTAATGCCATTAAAATAAAAAAAGAAAATGAGTTAATTTCTCGCGAAGAGAAATTATAATTTGATTTTGATATCCAGTGCGCTTGAGCCTTCTTCGTAAACAAAGATTGGGTTGATGTCAAGCTCGGATATTTCTGGGAAGTCCAGGGTTAATCTGGCTACCCTTTTGACTGCTTCTTTTACTTCGTCGATATCACAGGCTGCTTCGCCTCTGTATCCTTCAAGCAATTTGGAAACCTTTGTGGAATTGATCTGCTCATCGATTTCCTGGGAGGACAGGCCTTTGGCCAGCTTGAATGATACGTCTTCAATGAGATTGACGTAGATTCCGCCCATACCGAATGCAATCATAGGTCCGAACTGCTTGTCCTTTATCATACCGACAATAACTTCCTGACCGGTTTCCATCATTTTCTGAACTTCAACGCCGTCAGGCACGATGTCTGGGTGTGCTGCCTTTGCGTTTGCAATGATTTCATCATAGGCTGCCTTGGTTTCCTCAGGAGTTGCGATTCCAACCTTTACTCCGCCGATATCTGACTTGTGCAATATCTTGTCTGATGCGATTTTAAGAACTACAGGGAATTCCATTTCCTCTGCAAGCTCAGCCGCTTCATCAGCGGAAGTTGATAGCTTGATAGGTGCTGCTGAAATTCCGTATGCTTCAGCTACAGCGTAGGCTTCGCTTCCTAAAAGGGTGTCCCTTCCGTCGGCTTTAACCTTATCGAAAATGGCTTTAACTGCATCCTTGTCCACATCATTAATGTTTTCGACAACGTCATCGTATTTCCTTTCGCCAAGCTTTGCGAAGTTGGTCATTGCGGATAATGCCTGTACTGCGGTTTCAGGGAAAACGTATGTAGGAATGTTGTTTTCTCTTAAAACCTCATTTGCGTTTTCAAATGTAGGACCGCCCATGTTGACTACGATGATAGGTTTTTTGGAGTCTTTTCTTCCGTCAAGTATTGCCTGTGCGATTCCGTCAGGGTCTGCTGAAGCGGTAGGACATACCATAACGATTAAACTGTCAACCTTTTCGTCGTGAAGTACGATGTCGAGTGATTCCTGATACCTGTTGACCGGAGCGTCACCCAATACGTCGATAGGGTTGTTAGCGCTTCCTTCATCTGGAATGCAATCCTTAAGTCTTTTGGTGGTTTCTTCATCGAATTTGACAAGGTCCAATCCTACCTTTTCCATTGCGTCCACGGTCAGTACTCCGCCTCCTCCGGCGTTTGTAATGATTGCAACGTTGCTTCCCTCAGGAAGAGGTGCTTTGGAGAATGCAAGACCTATATCGAAGAGTTCGGCCATGGTTTCAACACGCATGATTCCGGACTGTCCGAATGCGGTGTCGAATGCAAGATCACTTCCGGCAAGTGCGCCGGTGTGTGAGGATGCTGCCTGTGCTCCTGCTGATGAGGAACCTGATTTAAGAATGATAATAGGTTTTTTGACTGCGGTTTCCCTCATGGTTCTCACGAAGTCGTCATCGTCTGAAATGGATTCGAGATAACAGATGATTACGTTTGTTTCATCGTCTTCGGCCAGATACTGGAGCAGTTCGATTTCATTGACTCCTGCCTTGTTACCGAGACTGATTACTTTACTGAATCCGATTCCTGAAGTGATACTCCAGTCGATAATAGCCACCATCATTGCTCCGCTCTGTGAGATGAATGCAATGTTTCCGGTTGGTGGCATCATTTGTGAAAATGAACCGTTCAGCGGTGTGTGTGAGTCCGTGATTCCCAGACTGTTTGGTCCGATTATGTTTATTCCGTATTCCTTTCCGAGTGCGGTCAGTTCCGCTTCCAGTTTGGCTCCTTCTTCACCTACTTCCTTGAAACCGGCAGTAATTACAACAAGGTTTTCAACGCCGGCTTCACCACAGTCACGTACGGTATCGTTAACGAAAACTGACGGGATGGTGATTATTGCCAAATCCACTTTTTCAGGAATGTCTTTTATGCTTGCATATGCTGTTTTACCTAGAATCTCTCCACCTTTCGGATTTACAGGGTATATTGCACCTTCAAATCCGTCGTTGATTAAATTGTCTACAATGATGTATCCAACTTTTCCAGGTGTGTTTGAGGCTCCGATAACGGCCACAGATTCAGGTTTAAACATCTTATTGAGATCTATCATATAAATTTTCTCCTTTAATATTTAACATCTAATTTATAATGATAAATAATTAACAATTATTTATGTTTAAATATTTACTTTTATTATTATATAAATATATTGATAAAAATTAATTTTAAAGCCTTATAAATTAATTTAATTTATTTTAAATGATTTTTTGAATAGTCGAATATGAAATTTTACAGGGTCATATGAAAATGATTTAATATTAGAATTCATATAACTATATATAAATATTTCATAAAATTTGATTAAAAGTGAGGAGGATTATGAGTTTAATCATAGCGTATGTTGGAAAGAAAGGCTGTGTAATGGCCAGTGACAAAAGAAGAATAGCTTATTTCGGGACAAATAGGCAGGCACTAGAAGACGAATTGTACGATGGAAGTATCACAACTGATGAAGAACTTTTAATAAGATCAAGAGAACTCGATGTTCCAATCAAACTAACAGATGATGCCGATAAGTTAAGGATTGTAGGCAATACCATCAGGGGCGAAGTAAGTACCAAGGGAACTCATGAAACAAAAAGGAAACGTATTTACGGAACCACGAACGGTTATCAGGTTGTAGAGCTTATAGGCTCCGAGACCAAATCACGTCAGGCCGGCGAAAAGGGCATTATTTTATTCGGAAACGATTTCGCCAAAAAACAGGCTGAAACGTTAATTAAAAGAAGATGGAAAGCTTCCCACAGCTTAAGGCTGATGGGTGAAATCTTTGAAGACATATTAACGGAAATCTCCCAGAAGACTCCTACAATAGGAAAGAGTTTTGACATTCTGATTCAGCAACCTAATTTTACTCCTTCAGAGGCTCAAAAGCATCTTAACATTACTATCGATGCGGACATTAAGGTTTTAACCAAATACCGCCAGCAGCTTACTGAAGAGATGATTGAAAAGACCAGAGAAATCCAGCTGGCCAATAAAATCATCAACGACGGTGCAATAGGCAAGGTGGAATCAATCGACGGCAGGATGGTTGAAGTCAGGCTTAACGACTCTACTCAGGCGTTTAACTTTAACTGGAAGCCTCTGGCAGGCCCTAACCAGAAGGTCATCATGTTTTCCACAAGCGATGACATTAAAATCGGCGACAAGGTCGTTATTAAAGACGAGGTCTTATGTCTTAAGAAGAACAGTTCCCCATTGACATGTGATATTATCCTGTGTTCACTATGAGGAATTATAAATGAAGCTGATATTCTTGGGAACCGGCGGAGGAAGATTTTCTGCCATAAACCAGAGAAGAATGACGGGCGGATTCAGAATCGACAATCTTGGAGGAAAGAATTACCATATCGATCCCGGCCCTGGCGCATTGGTTAGAACATACCAGTTCGGCCTCGATCCGAGAAACATAAATGGAATCTTCGTTTCCCACGCCCATACTGACCATTACAACGACGCCGAGATATTAATCGAAGCGATGACGAATGGAATGACTCAGGAACAGGGTCACGTTATAGCTTCCAAAAGCGTTTTGTCAGGTTATAAGGAATGGGGACCATGCATTTCAAAGTATCACCAGTCAAAATCAAACATTCTGGAAGTCGAAAAGGATGACATCAGGTATTTCGACAACTGCCTTTTGAAGGCTACCCCAACCGTTCACGGAGACCCCGTAGGGGTAGGTTTCCAGATTGACTACAAAGGATTTAAGATTTCATACACTTCGGATACCGCTTATTTTCCTGAATTATCCAAGGCCCATGAGAATGCCGACATCCTGATATGCAGCGTACTGCGTCCGGGAGGAAAGGCAATAAAGGGGCATTTATGCACAAGCGGATTTATCAGAATGATTAAGGAAATCAAGCCAAAGCTGGCAATCATGACCCATCTTGGCCTTAAGATGATTTCAAACAATCCTATCGGTGAGGCTAAAAAGATTACTCGCATAACGGGCGTAAAGACTTTGGCCGCATTTGACGGGCTGTCACTTGACATCAACTACAACAATCCCGCAAGGGCACGTATAGTTTCCCTAAAAGACGTTGATGCTCCATATCACGGTTCAAACAGCAACCTGTCAAGGTTCGAGCGCAAAAACGCAAGCAAGCTTGCGGCTAAAAATGGGGAAAGCGACGAATTCACGATGATTCGAAGAAAAAGGAATTAGCTTTCAAGATTGCTCGGATGGATGAATCCCGAACGAATCATGTGGTCTGCAAGCACTATGGCGGTTGATGATTCGCTTACGACAGTTACCCTAGGGCAGATGCACGGATCGTGCCTTCCCTTAATCTCTATTTTTTTGTTTTCCATTTTAGAAATGTCAACTGAGGACTGGCATTTTGAAATTGAAGGGGTTGGCTTAACCGCAATTCTTGAAACTATAGGCATTCCGTTAGTCATGCCGCCGATTATTCCGCCTGAATTATTTGTTTTAGTTTTTACTTTATCATTTTCAATTAAGTATTCGTCGTTGATTTCGCTTCCTGACTTATCGGCAACTTCAAAGCCCAGGCCGATTTCAACGCCCTTGACGGCGCCTATGTTCATCAGTATCCTTGCCAGATCACCGTCAAGCCTTTCAAAGACAGGCTCGCCAAGACCTGCGGGAACGTTAACTGCAATCGTTTCAACTATTCCACCGACGGAGTCTCCATCCACCTTTTTGGCCAGTATCAATTCTTCCATCTCTTCGGCCGCCTTCAGGTCGGCGCAGCGAACGGGATTTCTTTCAATATTTTCCTTTATCTCGTCAAATGACATCTTTCGTGCCTTGACGTCACCGATTTGAACAACGTGAGATACTATTTCAATGTTGTGTGTTTTCAATAGCTTTTTGGCAACGGCACCTCCGATAACGTGGCCGATTGTTACCCTGCCGCTTCCACGGCCGCCTCCGTTATAGTCGTAGTTTCCGTACTTGCTCATCCAGCCAAAGTCTCCGTGTGAAGGGCGTGGAGTGTCCTTAAACATTGAATAGTCCTTTGAATGCTGGTTCTTGTTGAAAACCACTCCGGTTATAGGCGTTCCGTCGGTCTTTCCTTCAAAGATTCCGGATAAAATTTGAACCTCATCGGCTTCCTTTCTGGGTGTAGTAACGCTGCTCGTTCCAGGCTTTCTTTTATCCAGCTCTTTTTGAATATCTTCACTGCTCAGTTCAAGATTTGCAGGACATCCGTCAATGACTGCACCGACGGCTGTTCCGTGACTTGAACCGAAACTTGTTATTTGAAACTTTTCCCCAATTTTATTAGACATAATATTATCCTTTGTAAGTTAACCATAATTAATTTATCTTATTAATGTGAAAAGATTATATCAAGGTGAATTAAAATGCAGTTTCCAATTACAAGAATGAGAAGATTAAGGAAAAATTCTAAAATCCGTGACATTGTACGTGAAACAAAGCTTCAAAAGGAAGATCTGATTTATCCGATTTACTTTAAGCAGGAACTTACGGGTGATGAAAAAGAGGAAATCTCATCCCTTCCGGGAGAATACAGATACTCTCTTGAAAGCGGTGTTGCCTTTGCAAAGCAATTGGAGGAAAAGGGATTAAGGTCAATAATCGTTTTCGGAATTCCTCCGGAGGATGAAAAGGATGAGATAGCCACGCCGGACTATGCCGATACAGGAATCGTCCAGAAAGCTATCCGTGAGCTTAAAAAAGAGACCAATCTGGTTGTAATAAGCGACGTGTGCTTATGCCAGTACACTTCACACGGCCACTGCGGAATGATTGTCGAAAATGACGATACCGATGACGGAATCGAGATATTAAACGACGAGTCCCTTGAATACATCGCAAAGGTCGCCTTATCCCACGCACGTGCCGGTGCAGACATAGTGGCCCCTTCAGACATGATGGACGGAAGGGTCGGCGCCATAAGGCAAGCTCTTGATGAAAACGGGTTTTATAACGTCATGATAATGTCTTATTCCGCAAAATACGCTTCAGCATTCTACGAGCCGTTCCGCCAGGCGGCCTGCTCATCACCACACAAGGGAGACAGGAAAAGCTATCAGATGGATCCTGCAAATGCAGCAGAAGCAATCCGTGAATGCGAGCTGGACGTCATTGAAGGATGCGACTTTTTAATGGTAAAGCCTGCCCTGCCTTATCTTGACGTCGTAAGGACGGTAAGGGACGAATTCATGCTCCCATTGGTTGCATATAATGTAAGCGGAGAGTATGCAATGATTATGGCAGCCATTGAAAAAGGCTTTTTAACCGAAAGGGCAATAATGGAATGTCTGCTTTCAATCAAAAGGGCAGGAGCGGATTTGATTATCACGAATTTTGCGCCTAAAGTTCTTTTTGGGGACATGATAGAGTGAAAAGCGAAGAGATTGCAAAGATAGCCCAGATAGCATCAGCGCTGGAGGTAAGCGGATATCCTAAGCCGGGAAATGTTCACAGAACCCGTGACTATGACGACATGGTCTTTGAGGACTTTGTAATAAGCGGGATTGTAATTGGAGACACAATAAGAAAGGCAACAACGGACGTTGACGTTGAAAATCCTCAGCTGGGCAGATACATCCTCGAAGCGGTTGATGAAACCGACAGGTGGATTAAAAACAACACGAATCTGGGAATCGTCATGATGATAACGCCGATTGCAGCTGCAGCTGCAATAAGCGATGACTTTGATGAAATCCGTCCAAATATTGTTAAATTAATGGCAAATACCTCTGTGGATGACGCATGCGATTTGTATGATGCGATTAACATTGCTGATGCCGGGGGAATGGGAGACCAGGACGAATATGACGTCGCATCGGACAATGCCAAGAATGAACTTAGAGAAAATAAGCAGACCATGTATGATGTTTTAAAGATTTCAGCACCATGGGACATGCTTGCCCGTGAAATGACCTTCGATATGCCTGCAGTTTTTGAAATTGGCTATCCGACATATCACAAGCTGAAAGAGGAAAAATCCCTAAACGACGCCTGCGTGCTGACGTTTCTGACGATTCTTTCTCAAGTGCCCGACACGCTCATTTCAAGAAAGTACGGTTCAGATGAGGCCATGAAAATATCTCTGATGACAAGGGATCTGCTTAAGTTAAAGGATGCGGACGATTTTGATGTTAAGCTTCAGGAATTCGACGATTATCTCTTTGAAAACCATTACAATCCAGGCACAACAGCAGATTTGACTGCAGCGTCAATATTCGTGAGCAATCTGAAAACTCACTTCTGAATGGGGGAAAATAACATTAATATAAGACTGGAATCCGAAAAGGACTATCTTGAAGTTGAAAACCTTGTAAGGGATGCCTTCTGGAACGTATATCGCCCCGGCGCATTTGAACACTACATCGTCCATAACTTAAGAGACGATGACTCTTTTATTGCCGATTTGGCCTACGTCATTGAATGTGACGGTCAGATAATCGGCCACATTAATTATTCGAAGGGATTCCTTGATTATGGTGATGAAAAAAGAGATGCGGTTGTATTGGGGCCTGTAGCTATTCATAAGGATTATCAAAAGCGTGGCCTTGGCTCCTGCCTTATAGAATACACTCTGGGATTGGCTGAAAGTAAGGGAATTCCATTTGTCTTTGTCATAGGTGATGAAAGCTATTATCACAGATTCGGCTTTGTATCAGCATCAGGATATGATATTTATCTGGACGGAACAGACACTTCACAGGACTGTCCATTTTTCATGATTAAGGTATTTGATGAAAGTAAAATATTAAATAAACGGACGATATTTCATAACCCTCAGGTATTTGACGTTAATGCAGATGACGCCGATGAATTTGATAAGAATTTTGAATATAGGCAAAAGTTGGTTTTGGATGCTCAGCTTGAATAAATAATGACTGGTATTTCTTGAAATGATTTGTGTTAATATTTCCATGCACAATTTTTATATATGATGTTCTACAATAATGTTTATTAGAGAATTTTTAATTAAATTCCATTTTGTGAATTTTTTTCACTAAAACATAACCATGGGTTTAATCAATGTCTACGAGTCATTTGTGGAATTATTTAGGTAGTTCTGCATTTGGTCATTGATTTTTTTAATATAATTATAATTATTTTTCTTATTTTCAATGATTTTTCAGTAATTTACAATTAACTAGTGATAAGATGAAATACTTAATAATTAACGGTTCTCCAAGAAGAAAAAATACATACGGTGCAGTAAAACAGCTTATAAGTGATTTTGACGCTGAGTTTGAAGAAATCCATTTGATCGAAGAGCAGATTCCGTTCTGCATAGGATGCTTTAACTGTTTTGTTGAAGGAGAAAGTACATGCCCTCATTTCAGTAAAGTCAATCCGATAGTTGAAAAAATCAGGCAGTGCGATGGAATCATTATCGCTTCACCGGTTTACGCCCTGAATGTTACTTCTCTTTTAAAGAACTTCCTTGACCATACCGCTTATTTCTATCACAGGCCGCAGTTCTTTACAAAAAAGGCGCTGGTCGTTGTTACTACTGCCGGAGCTGGTCATAAGAAAGTGGCTAGCTATATTGATGAAACATTAAGGCATTGGGGAGTCAATAAGGTCTATAAGATATCAATTGCTTTGGGCGGAGAGGAATCCGTTGACACCTCAAGATATGTCAAAACCGCCGAGAAATTCTTCCGTGATGTGGAATCAGAAAAGCTGCACTCTCCTTCATTTGGTGACGTTACCTATTTTGCAGCCTGGAAGGCAATGAACTATGTTGAAGAGCCAATCAAGGCAGATAATGAATTTTGGACTTCGACAGGTTTGATCAATCAGGATTACGGCCAGGAAGCCAATCTGAATATTGTAAAAAAACTCTACTCAAAAATCATTTTTAGAATATTCAAAAGAATGTTTTGATTCATTTAAAGTAATCCCTGTGCTTTTTCAGGTAGTAATTGATGTAGAGGTAACTGATTAGTGATCCGACAGCCATTCCGCAGACAAGACCTGCGTATATTCCAACATCACCCCAGTTAAAGACAAATCCGAAAAGTCCTGCAAATATGATTTCCAGGAGAAACGCCCTTAATATTGTCAATATCAGTGAAATCGTTCCTTTTCCCATGCTCTGGAATAGGTTTCCGGCTATTACTCCTAAAGGCATCAGCAGTAAAAAGAAACATAAGATTCTGATTGCTTCGGCCACTCTTTCTGAAAGCATCGCACTGTCTGCTGAATATGAAAATACGTAGGAGAAAGGCTCTGCAAATATAAAGAATGTTGCGCAAATAACGATTGATGAAATCAAACCCAGTTTAATGCCGTAGTTAAGTGCGGTTTTCATGTTGTCGTAGTTTCGAGCTCCGTAGGCCGCTCCTCCAACGGTCAGGCTGGCCACGCCGATACCGATTAATGGTGCTATTCCAACGGCCACCAGTCTCCACGTTGCTGTATATGCTGCAACTGCTATGGTTCCCACAAGAATGGTGAGCCAGTAATTCATTAAAATTGAATTGAAGGATATGATGAACTGCTCTAGGCTTGCGGGAATTCCCACAACGAGAATGTCCTTGTAGATGTTTATGTCCCTTTTGTATTCGCTCAGTTTGATTTGAAGAAAGCTGTCCTGCTTTATAAACATCCAGTAAATCATCGCAATCATCGGAAGTGTTGCAGCAATCACGGTAGCTATTGCCGCTCCGGTTATGCCCCATCCCAGGACATAGATGAAAATCGGGTCCAAAATCATGTTGAAAATCGCCGTAAACATCAGAGGGTAGGATGCCCTTTTGATTTCACCCTGTGAGCGGAATATCGCAGACATCATTGCAGGGATAAAGACGGAATAGACTCCTCCAAGAACGATATATCCGTAATCTAAAGTCAGTCCAATGACTTCGGCTGCACCCATCCTAATGAGCAAATCCTTTAAAATCACAAGAATAAATGCAGTAAATATCACTGTTACGATAATGCTTAATATTATGGAATGTATTGCGCTGTTTCCGGCATCCTCATACTTTTCGGCTCCGATATATCTTGCTATGAGGCTGTTTGCTCCAGCTCCAAGGCCGTTTGCAAATCCAACGAATGCCAGAAATACTGGAGTTACAAAACCCACCGCAGCCAGAGGGCCGGCTCCAAGCCCCGCAACCCAAATTCCGTCGATAATATTGTTTAAAACCATGAACAGGTTGCTTATGATGATTGGAATTGCCAGCTTGTTTATTGCCTTTTTCGGGTGATTAACTATCAAATCAATATCTTCAGTTTTCTCCATTTTTATCCCAGTTTCTTGATTTTTACAATATATTTATTAACATATTCAAATATATATTATATTATTATTAATGATTACATTAAGATGGTGTTTAAATGAGTGAGGATATTGAAAAAACCATTAATGAATTACATATTTATGAAAAAATGTTATTAAAAGAATTAGAGGCTAACCCTCAGGCTGCTCCTGAAGATATAGCTGAAAATACTGGCATGGACATAAAATCAGTTATGAGCGCAGCAGGTTCACTTGCTTCTAAAGACATTATTGAAGTTGACAAGAAAGTTGAGGAAACCTATTCCCTCACCGAAGACGGGCTCAAGTATGCCGAAGAGGGACTTCCGGAAAGGAAAATACTCGATGTTCTGGCAAGCAAGAAACGTATCGACATGAAAGACCTGGCCGATGAAGCGGGCATCGACAAAAAGGAAACTGGAATTGCAATCGGATGGCTTCGCCGAAAGAAATGGGCTCAAATTGATAAGGGTGTTGTCAACATCACCGATTTTGGTAATGACTTTGTTTCAAAGATGGACGTTGATGAAAAGGTTCTGGAATATTTAAAGGCCAATGCTGACGGAGTAAAGCTGTTCACTGACGACTTGCTTGAAGGATTCAATAAATTAACTGGAAGAAAAAACATTTTGAACATTAAAAAGGAAGCCTCACATTCCTTTAAAATCCTTCCGAAAGGTGAAGAAATATTGAATCACGGTTTTATAATCCAAAAGCAGGCTACCCAATTAACTCACCAGCAATTGAAAGACGGTGAGTGGAAAAGCCTTCAGTACCGTCCATATGACATTAACGCAGAAGCTCCTGTAATATTTGCGGGCAAAAAGCATCCGTTAAGGGTCATCATCGATGAAATTCGTGAAATATTTTTAAACATGGGATTTTCAGAAGACAACGGGGAATATGTCGAATCTGCGTTCTGGAATTTCGATTCACTTTTCCAGCCTCAAGATCATGCAGCACGTGAAATGCAGGACACTTTCTATCTCAAGAATCCTTTAACCTGCGATTTGCCTGATGAGGAACTGGTTAAGTTAACGGCCGAAACCCATGAAACCGGTGGTGGAACGGGTTCTATCGGCTGGCAGTACGACTGGAGTGAAGACATTGCGCGCCAGAGTGTTTTAAGAACCCATACGACCGGAATTTCAACAAAGCACCTTTATGAGCATGAGCCTCCAATCAAGATGTTTTCAGTCGGAAGGGTTTTCAGAAGAGAGACTTTCGATTACAAGCATTTGCCTGAGTTCCATCAGGTAGAAGGACTCGTTTGTGATGAAAATATCAGCTATCAGAATCTTTTAGGTACATTGAAGGAATTTTATAAGAAACTAGGATTCGAGGTCAGGTTCCGTCCTGCCTACTTCCCTTACACTTATTTATCTACAGAAACTGAAATCTATCTGGAGGAAAAGGAAAGCTGGATTGAGCTTGGAGGAGCCGGAATGTTCCGCCCGGAAGTTTTAAAGCCATTGGGAATCAACCAGCCTGCACTGGCATTCGGTTTGGGTATTGAAAGGCTTGCAATGATTAGATATGATGTATCCGATATCCGTATGCTTTACAAAAGCGACATCAAATGGCTTCGCGAACTGAAACTGGATGACGGGGTGAAACTCTAATGACAATAAAGCTGGTTTCATGGAATGTCAATGGAATAAGGGCAGTATCCAAAAAGGAAGAGTTCTGGGACTGGTTTGAAAACACCGACGCAGATATCATTAACTTCCAGGAAGTGAGAGCCACGAAAAAGGACATTCCAAAGAGATTGGCTAACCTTGAAGATTGCGAATCCCATTTCATCGAAGCCGAAAAGAAAGGCTACAGCGGCGTTGGAACCTACTCAAAAATCAAAACGGTCAATGTCACTAATGGACTGGGAATCGAAGAGTTCGACAGCGAGGGAAGGGTTTTAAAAATAGAATACGATGACTTTATTCTGTATAACATCTACTTCCCGAACAGCGGAATGAATGCAAAGCGCCTTGATTTTAAGGTGGCATTCTGCGATGCTTTATTGGCCGAACTGAAAGAGCTTAAGGCTCAGGGAAAGAACCTCGTAATCACCGGAGACTACAATATAGCCCACCACCCGATTGACGTTTACAATCCGAAAAACTGTGAAGGAAAGTCAGGATACCTTCCCGAAGAGCGCGCATGGCTTGACGAGCTTGAAAAGGCAGGATTCATTGACACTTTCAGAATGTTTGACGAGGGAGAGAACAATTTCACCTGGTGGAGCTACCGTACCCGAGCACGTGACAGGAACGCCGGGTGGAGACTGGATTATTTCTATGTGAATGAGGAAATTAAGGATAATGTTAAGTCAGCTTCCATATTGAGCGACATTTACGGTTCAGACCACTGTCCTGTAACTTTGGAGCTGGATTTCTAGAATGATTAATAGCAGGGGGTAAAAAAATGTTGAGAAATGAAGAGGAAAATCGTGTAGTATTTTTTGATGTGGATGATACGCTTTTGGATACTTCCGCATTTGCGCAGACTGCAAGAAAGGCAGCTATTGAACTGATGGTTGACAACGGACTTCCATTGGATAAGGATGAAGCCTACGGTGTTTTAAAAACAATCATCCGTGAAAAGG comes from Methanobrevibacter millerae and encodes:
- a CDS encoding DUF447 domain-containing protein; the protein is MKYDLTSIGIYTHQQYECIYTTIDSQKEKNAGAFAFIYLGDDKVMCRIFEGSKTLKNIQETREYVVNVTQDPMVFTASTIDKLSDEYYTDDEDIAILKDVPSYMVIGVDEIEMKTPEDFPIKNDANIYFIYGTIRDFVINDPSVRPFNRGFSALIESLVNASRCKIVDGEKRKYYLDRLEENKRIIDKVSDENTKKAMDLIVKEYEKN
- the aroC gene encoding chorismate synthase, with translation MSNKIGEKFQITSFGSSHGTAVGAVIDGCPANLELSSEDIQKELDKRKPGTSSVTTPRKEADEVQILSGIFEGKTDGTPITGVVFNKNQHSKDYSMFKDTPRPSHGDFGWMSKYGNYDYNGGGRGSGRVTIGHVIGGAVAKKLLKTHNIEIVSHVVQIGDVKARKMSFDEIKENIERNPVRCADLKAAEEMEELILAKKVDGDSVGGIVETIAVNVPAGLGEPVFERLDGDLARILMNIGAVKGVEIGLGFEVADKSGSEINDEYLIENDKVKTKTNNSGGIIGGMTNGMPIVSRIAVKPTPSISKCQSSVDISKMENKKIEIKGRHDPCICPRVTVVSESSTAIVLADHMIRSGFIHPSNLES
- a CDS encoding MBL fold metallo-hydrolase; protein product: MKLIFLGTGGGRFSAINQRRMTGGFRIDNLGGKNYHIDPGPGALVRTYQFGLDPRNINGIFVSHAHTDHYNDAEILIEAMTNGMTQEQGHVIASKSVLSGYKEWGPCISKYHQSKSNILEVEKDDIRYFDNCLLKATPTVHGDPVGVGFQIDYKGFKISYTSDTAYFPELSKAHENADILICSVLRPGGKAIKGHLCTSGFIRMIKEIKPKLAIMTHLGLKMISNNPIGEAKKITRITGVKTLAAFDGLSLDINYNNPARARIVSLKDVDAPYHGSNSNLSRFERKNASKLAAKNGESDEFTMIRRKRN
- the acs gene encoding acetate--CoA ligase alpha subunit; the encoded protein is MIDLNKMFKPESVAVIGASNTPGKVGYIIVDNLINDGFEGAIYPVNPKGGEILGKTAYASIKDIPEKVDLAIITIPSVFVNDTVRDCGEAGVENLVVITAGFKEVGEEGAKLEAELTALGKEYGINIIGPNSLGITDSHTPLNGSFSQMMPPTGNIAFISQSGAMMVAIIDWSITSGIGFSKVISLGNKAGVNEIELLQYLAEDDETNVIICYLESISDDDDFVRTMRETAVKKPIIILKSGSSSAGAQAASSHTGALAGSDLAFDTAFGQSGIMRVETMAELFDIGLAFSKAPLPEGSNVAIITNAGGGGVLTVDAMEKVGLDLVKFDEETTKRLKDCIPDEGSANNPIDVLGDAPVNRYQESLDIVLHDEKVDSLIVMVCPTASADPDGIAQAILDGRKDSKKPIIVVNMGGPTFENANEVLRENNIPTYVFPETAVQALSAMTNFAKLGERKYDDVVENINDVDKDAVKAIFDKVKADGRDTLLGSEAYAVAEAYGISAAPIKLSTSADEAAELAEEMEFPVVLKIASDKILHKSDIGGVKVGIATPEETKAAYDEIIANAKAAHPDIVPDGVEVQKMMETGQEVIVGMIKDKQFGPMIAFGMGGIYVNLIEDVSFKLAKGLSSQEIDEQINSTKVSKLLEGYRGEAACDIDEVKEAVKRVARLTLDFPEISELDINPIFVYEEGSSALDIKIKL
- a CDS encoding MJ0548 connectase family domain-containing protein, whose amino-acid sequence is MSLIIAYVGKKGCVMASDKRRIAYFGTNRQALEDELYDGSITTDEELLIRSRELDVPIKLTDDADKLRIVGNTIRGEVSTKGTHETKRKRIYGTTNGYQVVELIGSETKSRQAGEKGIILFGNDFAKKQAETLIKRRWKASHSLRLMGEIFEDILTEISQKTPTIGKSFDILIQQPNFTPSEAQKHLNITIDADIKVLTKYRQQLTEEMIEKTREIQLANKIINDGAIGKVESIDGRMVEVRLNDSTQAFNFNWKPLAGPNQKVIMFSTSDDIKIGDKVVIKDEVLCLKKNSSPLTCDIILCSL
- the hemB gene encoding porphobilinogen synthase; translation: MQFPITRMRRLRKNSKIRDIVRETKLQKEDLIYPIYFKQELTGDEKEEISSLPGEYRYSLESGVAFAKQLEEKGLRSIIVFGIPPEDEKDEIATPDYADTGIVQKAIRELKKETNLVVISDVCLCQYTSHGHCGMIVENDDTDDGIEILNDESLEYIAKVALSHARAGADIVAPSDMMDGRVGAIRQALDENGFYNVMIMSYSAKYASAFYEPFRQAACSSPHKGDRKSYQMDPANAAEAIRECELDVIEGCDFLMVKPALPYLDVVRTVRDEFMLPLVAYNVSGEYAMIMAAIEKGFLTERAIMECLLSIKRAGADLIITNFAPKVLFGDMIE